Below is a window of Desulfarculaceae bacterium DNA.
GCATCATTTTCCGCTGCTTGAGGCGATGTATCTCCGCCGCCTGGGGCGGGCCGCCGGTTGCCTCGGACTCCACCAGGCGCTTGGCCTCGGCCGCGCACTCGGCCTGCTCCTGGGCCAGCTGCTCGATTTCGGTCTCCAGCTCGGCTATTTGCACAAAGGCGTCCTGCTCGTTCATGGCTGCTTGCTCTCTCCCTTGCCGCTGGTCCCCTGCCCCGCCGTGACCGGGCAGGCGTCTATGCTTCCCGCTTCCAGGCCCCTGAGATGGGCGTCCAGGCAATCCAGCAGGGCCACCAGATCATAGGGGTTGGTGATCTCGTCCTTGCCCTGCTCGGCCACCCGGTCGCGCCAGTCGTAGTCCAGGTAGACCAGCCCGGTGAGGCCGCGTTTCCACTCCACCGCCGGGCCGGGGCGCTTGGCGTCTTGGAGCCGCTGCCAGGAGCGGGCCATGGCCTGGTAGAGCGCCTGGCGCCCCTGGTCCAGGGCCGCCTGGTCGGCGGGCGCGGTGCGGGCCAGGTCGCGGATGGCCTCCTCCACCCCCCGGAAGTAGGGCTCCAGTTCCTGGGCATAGTAGTATAGCCGAAGCTTTTCGAAGTAGGAAAGCTCGCGTCCCTTGGCGATGAGCTCGTCGCGGCCCAGGCGGCCGGAGCGCACCCCCTGGGTCAGTTCCTCCTCGCTGCCCACGGCCGGAGGGGCGGAGGTGTCCTGGGCCGGGGCCGGAAGCGCGGCCAGGAAAAGCCCGGCCAGGAGAAATAACGCAGTGCGATACATGCTTTAAAGTCTAACCTTTGCCCCGCGAGGGGCCAACCCCCCGGCACCGGGCCGAGGGCGATATTTTTAAAAAAAAGGTTTACTTGACCGCCATATTGTAGCTACATTGTGACACCACTTTCTTGTCAAGCCCAGGCAAATGGGCTATAAGGTTTAAGCTTAAGGTTAGACCTTTAGCCGCGCGGGCCGCTGGCCCATGCCGGGAGGGTGCATGCTTTTTCTGACCCAAGAGCAGCACGAGTTACGCCAACGGGTAGAGGCGTTGGTGCGCGAAAAAATCGCCCCTATCGCCCGCGAGATCGAGGGTACCCACGCCTTCCCCCAAAAGGCCTACGAGGCTTTTGCCCAAGAGAAGCTCTTCGCCTTGGCCATGCCCCGCGAATACGGCGGGGCCGAGGGAGACGCCACCAGCCTGGCCCTGATGGTGGAGACCATAGCCGCCCAGAGCCCCAGCGCGGCGCTGATGGTGTTCGTGACCAACGCGGTGTTGCGCACCATCGCCATCACCGGCACCCGCGAGCAGAAAAAGCGCCTGTTCGCGGAGCTGAAGTCCGGGGACAAGGCCCTGGGCTTTTGCCTCACCGAGCCGGACTACGGCTCGGACGCGGCCAGCCTGCAAACCAAGGCGGAGCCCACCGAGGGCGGCTACCTGGTCTCGGGCAGCAAGACCTACATCACCATCGGCCCTCACGGCCGCTACTACCTGGTCTTCGCCCGCACCGGCCCCGGCCCCCGGGCGGCGGGCATCAGCGCCCTTCTGGTGGACCGCAACGCCGAGGGCGTGGTCTTTGCGCCGCCGGAGAAAAAGATGGGCCTGCACGGCTCCATCACCAGCCAGATGTTCTTGGACAAGGTTTTCGTGCCCGAGAACATGCGCCTGTGGCCCGAGGGCGAGGGCTGGAGGGTCTTGGCCGACGTGTCCAACCCCATGCGGGTGTGGGGCGCGGCCTCCCTGGCTTTGGGCACCGCCCAGGGGGTGCTCAACGATTGCCTGAACTTCGCGGTGGAGCGCCGCCTGCTCTCCGAGCAGGCCATCGCCTTCACCCTGGCTGAAATGGAGATGCAGATCGAGGCCTGCCGCAGTCTGAACTACCGGGTGTGCCGCTTGGTGGACGACCACCGCTCCAGCGCCCGCCAGGTGGAGTCCATGGTCTCCATGGCCAAGTGCTTCGCAGCCGACACGGGCATGAAGGTGGCCGACATGGCCTCCACCGTCTTGGGAACCGAGATGGCCAAGGCGGACAACGCCTCGGCCCAACTCTTCCGGGCGGCCAAGGGCATCCAGATTTTCGACGGCTCCAACCAGATCCAGCGCCTTATCGTGGCCCGCAACCTGGCCGCCAAGGTGCGCGACAAATAGATAAACCCGGGCCGCCCCGCACCGGCCCACGCGAGGGAATGGTTTTTAACAGAGGGGACCGAGGACCGGCCCCTACCAGGAGGTAAAAAAGGAAATGGATTTCAAGCTTAGCGAAGAGTTGGTGATGCTGCGCGACATGGTGCGCGATTTCGCGTCCGAGCAGATCGCCCCCAACGCCGACGAGTGGGATGAGAATCACTACTTCCCCTACGAGGAAGTCGTCAAGCCCATGGCCGAGCTCGGCCTGTTCGGCACGGTGATCCCCGAGGAGTACGGCGGCAACGAGATGGGCTGGCTGGCCGCCATGATCATCACCGAGGAGATCGCCCGGGCATCGAGCAGCTTGCGCGTGCAGATCAACATGAACACCTTGGGCTGCGCCTTCACCATCTACCGGTACGGCACCGAAGAGGCCAAGAAGAAGTACATCGAGAAGCTGGTCACCGCCGAGTACATGGGCGGCTTCGGCATCACCGAGCCCAACGCCGGCTCCGACGTGATGAGCCTGAAGTCCACCGCCGAGGACAAGGGCGATTACTGGGTGCTCAACGGCTCCAAGACCTGGATCTCCAACGCCTCCACGGCCAACTGCGTGATCTACTACGCCTACGCCACGGTGGAAGGCAAGAAGAAGCTCTGCGCCTTTGTTTGCGACCTGAAAAACGAAGACGGCACCATGGCCGAGGGCGTGAGCGTGACCGACCTGGACAAGATGGGCAGCCGCTCCAGCCCCACCGGCGAGATCTACCTTGAGGACGTGAAAGTGCCCAAGGAGAACCTCTTGGGCGCGGTGGGCGACGGCGCCAAGATCGTCTTCGGCTCGCTGAACCAGACCCGCCTGAGCGCGGCGGCCGGCGGCGTGGGCCTGGCCCAGGCCTGCCTGGACGAGGCCATCAAGTACGCCAACGAGCGCGAGCAGTTCGGCAAGCCCATCGCCACCCTGCAGATGGTGCAGGATCAGATCGCCCAGATGGCCATCGAGATCGAGGCCGCCCGCCTGCTGGTCTACAAGGCCGCGGTGCAAAAGGACGACGGCATGCTGGGCAACACCCTGGAGGTGGCGGCGGCCAAGTACAAGTCCGGCGAGACGGCCAGCATGTGCGCCAACTACGCCATGCGCATCCTGGGCGCCTACGGCTACAGCACCGAGTACCCGGTGGCCCGTTTCTACCGCGACGCGCCCACTTATTTCATGGTCGAGGGCAGCGCGAACATCTGCAAGTTCATCGTGGCCATGGACGCCCTGGGCCTGCGCAAGGCCAACAAGTAGTCAGGAGCGACACGACATGCATCCCTATTTCCAAAACATGCCCGCCTTCGGCAAGGCCCTGAGCGACAAGAAAAAGGCCAAGGCCGAGGACAACAAGGCCGCCATCCTCGAGGTGGAGGCCAAAATCGCCGAGGAGATCGAACGGGTCAAGAACGCGGGCCTGCCCGCCGAGAAGATCCACTCCCGCGGCCAGCTGACCATCTGGGACCGCATCGAGAAGCTGGTGGACCCGGGAACCTTCCGGCCCCTGCACATCCTCTACAACCCCAAGAACAACGTGGAAGGCACCACCGGCGTGGTGGACGGCCTGGCCAAGATCGACGGCAAGTGGTGCGTGCTGGCCGGCTTTGACAACAAGGTGATGGCCGGCGCCTGGATCGCGGGCCAAGCCGAGAACCAGCTCCGGATCACCGACCTGGCCAAGCGCCTGCACATCCCGCTGGTGTGGCTGGTCAACTGCTCGG
It encodes the following:
- a CDS encoding acyl-CoA dehydrogenase family protein, coding for MLFLTQEQHELRQRVEALVREKIAPIAREIEGTHAFPQKAYEAFAQEKLFALAMPREYGGAEGDATSLALMVETIAAQSPSAALMVFVTNAVLRTIAITGTREQKKRLFAELKSGDKALGFCLTEPDYGSDAASLQTKAEPTEGGYLVSGSKTYITIGPHGRYYLVFARTGPGPRAAGISALLVDRNAEGVVFAPPEKKMGLHGSITSQMFLDKVFVPENMRLWPEGEGWRVLADVSNPMRVWGAASLALGTAQGVLNDCLNFAVERRLLSEQAIAFTLAEMEMQIEACRSLNYRVCRLVDDHRSSARQVESMVSMAKCFAADTGMKVADMASTVLGTEMAKADNASAQLFRAAKGIQIFDGSNQIQRLIVARNLAAKVRDK
- a CDS encoding acyl-CoA dehydrogenase family protein, which produces MDFKLSEELVMLRDMVRDFASEQIAPNADEWDENHYFPYEEVVKPMAELGLFGTVIPEEYGGNEMGWLAAMIITEEIARASSSLRVQINMNTLGCAFTIYRYGTEEAKKKYIEKLVTAEYMGGFGITEPNAGSDVMSLKSTAEDKGDYWVLNGSKTWISNASTANCVIYYAYATVEGKKKLCAFVCDLKNEDGTMAEGVSVTDLDKMGSRSSPTGEIYLEDVKVPKENLLGAVGDGAKIVFGSLNQTRLSAAAGGVGLAQACLDEAIKYANEREQFGKPIATLQMVQDQIAQMAIEIEAARLLVYKAAVQKDDGMLGNTLEVAAAKYKSGETASMCANYAMRILGAYGYSTEYPVARFYRDAPTYFMVEGSANICKFIVAMDALGLRKANK